A window of Sutcliffiella cohnii contains these coding sequences:
- a CDS encoding rhomboid family intramembrane serine protease: MLMDTVFWRIIHQFVIQHEYRILHISETQKEVWLESLRNKDAPIIRLLRYDLDWAMWLKRDIEKTTFQVEQFRKQLFKRDLQAVSIYVSTYPPVDDWEPLMEREGNKEKVDVAPIILHNQNIQEATKRVSDVTKKPIMIQEEMVLDDLALEHLKQSVVSVANNRIKRERDVFQYGKPFFTYIFIAVQVIFFLLLEMNGGSQNIQTLIDYGAKYNPLIIDGEWWRFFTPIVLHIGLLHLVMNTLALYYIGSAVERIYGSARFLFMYLFAGFTGSVASFIFTPSVSAGASGAIFGCFGALLFVGIVMPKLFLRTMGMNILVIVGINLSLGFIIPGIDNAGHIGGLVGGFLAASIVSLPRQKKSVRQLLTVLVTAAIVFYGLQIGYTNNAEDPLVVATQVQQLIENEQLEEAYEKLALLEGQENLPAEIYFYFSYIEIKQGELQLARENLEKAIAIQPRFHEAHYNLSLVYIELDELELALASVENAIEIENVESYTRVREELIRMLGE; the protein is encoded by the coding sequence ATGTTAATGGATACCGTTTTTTGGAGAATTATTCATCAGTTTGTTATTCAACATGAATATAGAATACTTCATATTTCTGAAACGCAAAAAGAAGTTTGGCTAGAGTCATTACGAAATAAGGATGCTCCAATTATTCGTCTACTTCGATATGACCTTGATTGGGCTATGTGGTTAAAAAGAGATATTGAAAAGACAACATTTCAAGTGGAGCAGTTTAGAAAACAGCTTTTTAAACGTGATTTACAGGCGGTTTCTATTTATGTATCAACATATCCACCAGTAGATGACTGGGAACCTTTAATGGAGAGAGAAGGCAATAAGGAAAAAGTAGACGTTGCACCTATCATATTACATAACCAAAACATTCAAGAAGCAACGAAAAGAGTTTCTGATGTAACAAAAAAGCCTATCATGATTCAAGAAGAAATGGTCCTTGATGATTTAGCTCTTGAACATTTAAAGCAATCTGTCGTTTCTGTTGCAAACAACCGTATCAAAAGAGAAAGAGATGTATTCCAATATGGTAAACCATTCTTTACGTACATTTTTATTGCTGTCCAAGTAATTTTCTTCTTACTGCTTGAAATGAATGGTGGAAGTCAAAATATCCAAACACTTATTGATTACGGTGCAAAATATAATCCGCTAATAATTGATGGTGAATGGTGGAGGTTCTTTACACCAATTGTTCTTCATATTGGATTACTTCATTTAGTGATGAATACGCTAGCCCTTTATTATATTGGCTCAGCAGTCGAAAGAATTTATGGAAGCGCTAGGTTTTTATTTATGTACTTGTTTGCTGGTTTCACTGGGTCTGTAGCTAGCTTTATCTTTACTCCATCTGTATCCGCTGGAGCTTCAGGAGCCATTTTTGGTTGCTTCGGTGCCCTACTTTTTGTTGGAATTGTCATGCCGAAGTTATTTTTACGGACGATGGGAATGAATATTTTAGTGATTGTCGGTATCAATTTGTCGTTAGGTTTTATCATTCCAGGAATCGATAATGCCGGTCATATTGGCGGATTAGTTGGCGGGTTTCTTGCGGCAAGTATTGTTTCGTTACCTAGACAAAAAAAGTCTGTCCGACAGCTTTTAACTGTTTTGGTAACAGCTGCCATTGTATTTTATGGTCTCCAAATAGGCTATACAAACAATGCTGAAGATCCATTAGTTGTTGCAACGCAAGTACAACAGCTTATAGAAAACGAGCAATTAGAGGAAGCTTACGAAAAACTGGCATTATTAGAAGGGCAAGAAAACCTACCTGCAGAGATTTATTTTTATTTTTCGTATATAGAGATAAAACAAGGAGAATTGCAATTAGCGAGAGAAAATTTAGAAAAAGCAATTGCTATTCAACCAAGGTTTCATGAGGCTCATTATAATTTATCGTTAGTTTATATTGAGCTGGATGAATTAGAGCTTGCGTTGGCTTCTGTCGAAAATGCGATAGAAATTGAGAATGTAGAATCTTATACGAGAGTACGAGAAGAGCTTATAAGGATGTTAGGAGAATAG
- a CDS encoding DUF1450 domain-containing protein, which translates to MKILKTLFSKTKNYDVHFCVKNIDQFFSEEELARFSSALLSKKNVHFQEYHCQNKCEECRVNPYALVNGKFIKADSPDDLLKKLLQKVEG; encoded by the coding sequence ATGAAAATATTGAAAACATTGTTTTCTAAAACTAAAAACTATGATGTTCATTTCTGCGTGAAAAATATTGACCAGTTTTTTTCTGAAGAGGAACTTGCACGATTCTCGTCCGCATTATTGTCTAAAAAAAATGTCCATTTTCAAGAGTATCATTGCCAGAACAAATGTGAAGAGTGTCGAGTAAATCCGTACGCTTTAGTGAATGGAAAGTTTATCAAGGCAGATAGTCCTGATGACTTACTAAAAAAACTGCTCCAAAAAGTGGAGGGTTGA
- a CDS encoding 2OG-Fe(II) oxygenase has translation MGKTIAVPEKLKEWIIHTFNRGISPVAILQGMVDKGYEAKSAYSTIAAVIGPDKLKEVDLNQLTYEYEDVGISTTNNKIQTSDRDVNILLKMEKPYILYLDNVLSSEECDQLIQLSKERLKPSTVIDQRTGEIKLATGRTSKGTYFSFDENELISKLEKRISEITNTPVENGEGLQVLKYEVGEEYKLHFDFFPTNKVDNSKGGQRIGTFLLYLNDVEAGGETVFPKVGLSIVPKKGAAVFFHYGNSKDQVDRKSLHASIPVSNGEKWVATKWIRKGKIYE, from the coding sequence ATGGGGAAAACAATAGCTGTTCCAGAGAAACTAAAAGAATGGATTATTCATACTTTTAATAGGGGGATCAGTCCTGTAGCTATTTTACAGGGAATGGTAGATAAGGGGTATGAAGCGAAATCTGCATATTCAACAATAGCAGCTGTAATTGGACCAGATAAACTAAAAGAAGTTGATTTAAATCAACTAACATATGAATATGAGGATGTAGGGATAAGTACGACTAACAATAAGATTCAAACGAGTGACAGAGATGTAAATATACTACTAAAAATGGAGAAACCATATATTTTATATTTAGATAATGTTTTAAGCAGTGAAGAATGTGATCAACTAATACAGCTTTCGAAAGAGAGATTAAAGCCTTCTACTGTTATTGATCAAAGAACAGGTGAGATAAAACTAGCAACTGGAAGAACAAGTAAAGGTACCTATTTTTCGTTTGATGAAAACGAGTTAATTTCAAAACTAGAAAAAAGAATATCTGAAATTACGAATACTCCTGTTGAAAATGGAGAAGGATTACAAGTGTTAAAATATGAGGTTGGTGAAGAATACAAACTACATTTTGATTTTTTCCCAACAAATAAAGTCGATAACTCAAAAGGTGGTCAAAGAATAGGCACCTTCCTTCTTTATTTAAATGATGTAGAAGCAGGTGGGGAAACGGTTTTTCCGAAAGTAGGATTATCTATCGTTCCGAAAAAGGGGGCAGCAGTTTTCTTTCATTACGGTAATAGTAAAGATCAAGTAGACCGCAAATCTTTACATGCTAGTATTCCAGTTTCTAATGGGGAAAAATGGGTTGCGACGAAATGGATTCGCAAAGGAAAAATATATGAATAG
- a CDS encoding L-lactate dehydrogenase, producing the protein MENGVNRVALIGTGFVGSSYAFALLNQGVTEELVLIDLNKEKSEGDAMDLNHGMAFAPTPTKIWYGDYTDCAQADLVVICAGANQKPGETRLDLVEKNTRIFKSIVDSVMNSGFNGIFLVATNPVDILTYATWKFSGLPKERVIGSGTILDTARFRYLLGEYFNVDARNVHAYIMGEHGDTELPVWSKADIGGKPILEMMKQKEGYKEEDLDEIFVNVRDAAYHIIERKGATYYGIAMGLVRLTKAILQNQNSILTVSAYLDGQYDGKDIYIGVPAVVNRQGIREIVELELSEKEKEQFKQSVEVLTAIKNEVFTKK; encoded by the coding sequence TTGGAAAATGGTGTAAACCGCGTCGCGTTAATTGGAACAGGTTTTGTTGGTTCTAGCTATGCTTTTGCGTTACTAAATCAAGGTGTCACGGAAGAATTAGTACTTATTGACTTAAATAAAGAAAAATCTGAAGGGGATGCAATGGATTTAAACCACGGAATGGCCTTTGCCCCAACTCCAACAAAAATATGGTACGGGGACTATACAGACTGTGCTCAAGCAGATCTCGTTGTCATTTGTGCTGGTGCGAACCAAAAGCCAGGTGAAACTAGATTGGATCTAGTAGAGAAAAACACAAGAATTTTCAAAAGTATTGTAGATAGTGTAATGAATAGTGGATTTAATGGTATTTTCTTAGTAGCAACGAACCCTGTAGATATATTAACGTATGCAACTTGGAAGTTTTCAGGATTACCGAAAGAAAGAGTCATTGGTTCTGGTACTATTTTAGATACTGCCCGATTCCGTTACCTTTTAGGTGAATATTTTAACGTTGATGCTCGAAATGTTCATGCTTACATTATGGGAGAGCATGGTGATACAGAACTACCTGTTTGGAGTAAGGCTGACATAGGTGGAAAGCCGATATTAGAAATGATGAAGCAAAAAGAAGGATATAAGGAAGAAGACCTTGATGAAATTTTTGTAAACGTTCGCGATGCCGCTTACCATATTATTGAGAGAAAAGGTGCTACTTATTACGGAATAGCAATGGGGTTAGTCCGGCTTACAAAAGCAATTTTACAAAATCAAAATTCGATATTAACGGTGTCCGCATATTTAGATGGTCAGTATGATGGAAAAGATATATACATCGGAGTACCAGCGGTTGTAAACCGTCAAGGAATAAGAGAAATAGTAGAACTAGAACTAAGTGAAAAAGAAAAAGAACAGTTTAAACAATCTGTAGAAGTGTTAACGGCTATTAAAAATGAAGTATTTACAAAAAAATAA
- a CDS encoding DUF92 domain-containing protein, with translation MLDLLNNLYVLFIGTIAIAVLGYKGRALSKSGSIATIIVGVFIANGFGWKGLLLIGIFFVTSSVWSKWKKDKDETSKVVEKGSQRDWIQVFANGGIPAVASILFIVSESSLFWIAFVTAIAVSTSDTWASEIGPLSNKRPLSIFSLKRVEKGTSGAISLLGTTAALFGSIIISLSSVVLWDGSIELFLMICTFGFIGCFLDTILGATVQVKYRCSKCGKSTEHRIHCNEVTIHTSGSTFVNNDVVNITSILFTSIIACIFYVFV, from the coding sequence ATGCTTGACCTATTAAATAACCTGTACGTATTATTCATAGGAACAATTGCAATCGCTGTTTTAGGATATAAGGGAAGGGCCCTTTCGAAATCAGGTAGCATTGCTACAATAATTGTTGGTGTGTTTATTGCAAATGGCTTCGGATGGAAAGGTTTATTATTAATCGGGATCTTTTTTGTTACTTCAAGTGTATGGAGTAAATGGAAAAAAGATAAGGATGAGACATCGAAAGTAGTCGAAAAAGGTAGTCAACGAGATTGGATACAAGTGTTTGCGAACGGTGGTATTCCTGCAGTGGCGAGTATACTATTTATTGTTTCAGAGTCTAGCTTATTTTGGATAGCATTCGTTACAGCAATTGCCGTTTCTACATCTGATACATGGGCATCAGAAATTGGCCCTTTATCAAACAAAAGGCCTTTGTCTATTTTTTCTTTAAAGAGGGTAGAAAAAGGTACATCAGGTGCCATTTCTTTACTTGGTACTACTGCCGCGCTTTTTGGTAGTATCATAATTAGCCTCAGTAGTGTTGTTTTATGGGATGGGAGTATTGAGTTGTTTTTAATGATATGTACTTTCGGTTTTATTGGTTGTTTTTTGGACACGATATTAGGAGCAACAGTACAGGTTAAATATCGTTGTTCAAAATGTGGAAAGTCTACAGAACATCGCATTCATTGTAATGAAGTAACAATACATACTAGTGGCTCTACTTTTGTGAATAATGATGTTGTCAATATTACATCTATTCTTTTTACTTCCATTATTGCATGCATTTTTTATGTGTTTGTTTAG
- a CDS encoding 5-formyltetrahydrofolate cyclo-ligase, whose protein sequence is MLAKKEMRSKIKNALEVMTEERYEERSNAIHNRLFQTDSWEKATTIGVTISRFPEVSTKEIIEKAWEQKKRVAVPKCYPRDNSMRFFYLTSFSELETVYFGLQEPIENETVYCEKDSIDLMLVPGVVFDNRGYRIGHGGGYYDRYLQGFTGEKVSLAFQEQLVASVPTENHDIPVEFIITDEGLYA, encoded by the coding sequence ATGCTAGCAAAAAAGGAAATGAGAAGCAAAATAAAAAATGCTCTTGAAGTGATGACAGAGGAAAGGTATGAAGAGAGATCAAATGCCATACACAATCGTTTGTTTCAAACGGATAGCTGGGAGAAGGCAACGACTATCGGTGTTACGATTTCTCGTTTTCCTGAAGTGAGTACGAAAGAAATTATTGAAAAAGCGTGGGAACAAAAGAAACGAGTGGCAGTTCCTAAATGTTATCCAAGAGATAATTCGATGCGCTTTTTTTATCTTACAAGCTTTAGCGAGCTTGAAACAGTTTATTTTGGATTACAAGAACCGATTGAGAACGAAACTGTTTATTGTGAAAAAGACTCTATCGATTTAATGCTTGTACCGGGTGTTGTTTTTGATAACAGGGGTTATCGGATCGGTCATGGAGGAGGTTATTACGACCGTTATTTACAAGGATTTACTGGAGAGAAAGTTTCGCTCGCTTTCCAGGAGCAATTGGTAGCTTCTGTACCAACTGAGAACCATGATATTCCTGTAGAGTTCATTATTACAGATGAGGGACTTTATGCTTGA
- the rpmG gene encoding 50S ribosomal protein L33: MRVNVTLACTETGDRNYITTKNKRNNPDRLELKKYSPRLKKVTLHRETK, translated from the coding sequence ATGCGCGTAAACGTAACTTTAGCTTGCACAGAAACTGGTGATCGTAACTACATCACTACTAAAAATAAACGTAATAACCCAGACCGTCTTGAGCTTAAAAAATATAGCCCAAGATTAAAAAAAGTAACACTTCACCGTGAAACAAAGTAA
- a CDS encoding glycosyltransferase, giving the protein MANKISFVFHAHVPIFSLNNERETVTFFEKLTDSYLPFFLLYEQLKHKVGLTITPTFLHMVEEETFKNQYSTFLKEKLALALNEEKVNPSALVYVNRYKTIHSYWEKNHRSIVMIIKKLVKREKIVPLLKFSNSNFVAHYNSMWLKEAQIQYCIDKLDTMSFWGETFSDEEVNLLQKYSLVNVNIESRTYNLSPIISKYVKDAVYRDKNNDIAFERQWDYLQTFFPARMNRLAVGISYKAKGSEKNSPLRYIEKKATERCLIHAQQFLREVANTVVEEYAILTFSLELFGYEWDEGILFLSHIMENLTTLSSLSFEHQDGFSVVKQLYKQSWKANDVNVTALYDLEEELNTAFFHKDTKKLQQLHSSWLQKTDDKLLNEKRMKHVEELSSFNVNWDKLFTTYLNRKDEKAHVLWLSTEFPPGMIGGLGTHVAQLSKTLQKRGVKIIVITIGAIGAPSFEVIEGVEVYRITPFQPAGTTLIQWNSRINVAMIEQAVKLAETKSFSFIHAHDWLVCAAATQLKSMWNVPLISTIHALEKGRRLGEELKGDQEEIHRLEENLTNASDYIIVCSDYMKQELERHFSTPQHKITVIPNGVNDVKDNEIQPINSTYPKIVAIGRLVPEKGFQYFIEASAIVRQHFPQAIFMIAGIGPYERALKRKVKEQNVEDVVQFVGFLQEEQKTTLLQECDIVVVPSLYEPFGIVVLEAMAHSRIVIASNSGGIPSIIKHEQNGFLINPGKGNEMARFICHVLTQGQSIKRIQENAKKSMELYSWDIISEKTLHVYKNIQGRVKIP; this is encoded by the coding sequence ATGGCGAATAAAATATCTTTTGTATTTCATGCACATGTACCGATTTTTTCATTGAACAACGAAAGGGAAACGGTAACCTTTTTTGAAAAATTGACGGACTCGTATTTACCTTTTTTTCTGCTGTATGAACAGCTCAAGCATAAAGTTGGCCTTACTATTACACCTACATTTTTACATATGGTAGAGGAAGAAACATTTAAAAACCAATATAGTACTTTTTTAAAGGAGAAATTAGCACTAGCGCTTAATGAAGAAAAAGTAAACCCTTCTGCACTTGTGTACGTAAATCGCTATAAAACAATTCATTCCTATTGGGAAAAAAATCATCGTAGCATTGTAATGATTATAAAAAAATTAGTAAAGAGGGAAAAGATCGTTCCGCTATTAAAGTTCTCTAATAGTAATTTTGTAGCGCATTATAACAGTATGTGGTTGAAAGAGGCTCAAATTCAATATTGTATAGACAAACTAGATACGATGAGTTTTTGGGGGGAAACATTTTCTGATGAAGAAGTAAATCTTTTGCAAAAATATTCATTAGTAAATGTAAATATCGAAAGTAGAACGTATAATTTATCTCCTATTATTTCCAAGTATGTAAAAGACGCTGTATATCGCGATAAAAACAACGATATTGCATTTGAGCGTCAGTGGGATTATTTGCAGACATTTTTTCCTGCTAGAATGAATAGATTGGCTGTTGGAATTTCTTATAAGGCTAAAGGAAGCGAAAAGAACAGTCCGTTACGGTACATCGAAAAAAAAGCAACAGAAAGATGCTTAATACACGCACAGCAATTTTTGAGGGAAGTTGCTAATACAGTAGTTGAAGAGTATGCTATTTTGACTTTTTCACTTGAGCTGTTCGGTTATGAGTGGGATGAAGGTATCCTGTTTTTATCACATATAATGGAAAACTTAACAACTTTATCTTCTTTATCATTTGAACACCAGGATGGTTTTTCTGTAGTTAAACAGCTTTATAAACAATCGTGGAAAGCGAATGATGTTAATGTAACGGCGTTATATGATTTAGAAGAAGAATTGAATACGGCCTTTTTCCATAAAGATACAAAAAAACTACAACAGTTACATTCAAGTTGGCTCCAGAAAACAGATGACAAACTGTTAAATGAAAAAAGGATGAAGCATGTTGAGGAACTATCCTCGTTTAATGTGAATTGGGATAAGTTGTTTACTACATATTTGAATCGAAAAGACGAAAAGGCTCATGTATTATGGTTATCAACAGAGTTCCCACCAGGTATGATTGGTGGACTAGGGACACATGTTGCACAACTTTCGAAAACTTTACAAAAACGCGGTGTGAAAATAATCGTAATAACAATAGGTGCAATAGGTGCCCCTAGTTTTGAAGTAATAGAAGGTGTTGAAGTATACAGAATCACGCCATTCCAACCAGCTGGAACAACTTTAATACAATGGAACAGTAGGATTAACGTTGCAATGATTGAACAGGCAGTAAAATTAGCGGAAACAAAGTCCTTTTCATTTATTCATGCTCACGATTGGCTAGTGTGCGCAGCAGCCACTCAACTAAAAAGTATGTGGAATGTTCCACTCATTTCAACGATTCATGCTCTTGAAAAGGGGAGAAGGTTAGGCGAGGAGTTGAAGGGAGACCAAGAAGAAATTCATCGACTTGAAGAAAATTTAACGAACGCATCCGATTATATAATCGTATGTAGTGATTATATGAAACAGGAATTAGAACGTCATTTTTCCACTCCTCAACATAAAATTACGGTAATACCAAACGGGGTCAATGATGTGAAAGATAATGAGATACAGCCAATTAATTCTACTTATCCTAAAATTGTTGCAATTGGAAGACTTGTTCCTGAAAAAGGATTTCAGTATTTTATAGAGGCCTCTGCAATAGTACGTCAACACTTTCCACAAGCTATATTTATGATTGCAGGTATTGGTCCGTACGAAAGAGCGTTAAAAAGAAAGGTAAAGGAACAAAATGTAGAAGATGTCGTTCAATTTGTTGGGTTTTTACAAGAAGAACAAAAAACAACACTGTTGCAGGAATGTGATATTGTTGTTGTCCCAAGCTTGTATGAACCGTTTGGGATTGTTGTTTTAGAGGCAATGGCGCATAGCAGAATAGTGATTGCTAGTAACAGCGGGGGGATTCCCTCCATCATTAAACATGAGCAAAATGGTTTTTTAATAAATCCTGGCAAAGGGAACGAAATGGCAAGGTTCATTTGTCATGTTTTAACTCAAGGACAATCTATTAAAAGAATTCAAGAAAATGCAAAAAAATCAATGGAGCTATATTCATGGGACATTATTTCTGAGAAAACGTTACATGTATATAAAAATATTCAGGGGAGGGTAAAAATTCCTTGA
- a CDS encoding ABC transporter permease, whose amino-acid sequence MENELSTKKATITKKWDMFTFLYKYGTILTIILLIAFFAISQPAFIQSNNIISILRSISIVTIIAIGITISLTVNGFDLSVGSVASLSNAIVISMFVWFSQNTLVAILSALAAALLVGALNAFFIVKVKIPDMLLTLAMMFIIQGVALTYTKGATVSQNMMMPDGTFAEGAISSLFARIGQVPWIIIIMLLVVIIVHVFLTFTKHGRSMYVIGGNTEAARLSGIAVSKYKVAAYLMSAFFAALGGIVLASRVMTAEINAGSPYLMDAVAAAFIGYSVLGAGKPNAFGTFIGAVLIGILQNGLVMMSVPYYAMDIVKGAVLALALAITYYKFK is encoded by the coding sequence ATGGAAAATGAGCTATCTACCAAAAAAGCGACAATAACAAAAAAGTGGGATATGTTTACCTTTCTATATAAATACGGGACTATTTTAACTATTATTTTATTAATTGCATTCTTTGCTATTTCACAACCCGCTTTTATACAGAGCAATAATATAATTAGTATTTTACGTTCCATATCTATCGTTACCATTATAGCAATTGGAATAACGATTTCGTTAACAGTGAATGGCTTTGATTTGTCCGTCGGTTCGGTAGCGTCACTTTCCAATGCTATCGTTATTTCGATGTTTGTATGGTTTTCGCAAAATACATTAGTAGCGATACTATCCGCATTAGCGGCAGCGTTACTAGTTGGGGCTTTGAACGCTTTCTTCATTGTGAAAGTGAAAATCCCTGATATGTTACTAACGTTAGCAATGATGTTTATTATTCAAGGTGTAGCATTAACGTATACAAAAGGAGCAACAGTTTCACAAAACATGATGATGCCTGACGGGACGTTCGCAGAAGGTGCAATCAGTTCATTGTTTGCACGGATTGGGCAAGTTCCTTGGATTATTATCATTATGCTACTTGTTGTAATTATTGTTCACGTTTTTTTAACCTTTACGAAGCATGGAAGGTCTATGTACGTTATTGGTGGAAATACAGAGGCTGCTAGATTATCAGGAATAGCTGTTTCCAAATATAAAGTAGCTGCTTACTTGATGAGTGCCTTTTTCGCTGCACTTGGTGGTATTGTATTAGCGTCAAGAGTCATGACGGCTGAAATTAACGCAGGTTCCCCTTATTTAATGGACGCCGTTGCGGCAGCTTTTATAGGGTACTCTGTTCTTGGGGCTGGTAAACCAAATGCATTTGGGACATTTATAGGAGCTGTATTAATCGGTATTCTACAAAATGGATTAGTGATGATGAGTGTTCCATATTATGCAATGGATATAGTAAAAGGAGCAGTACTAGCATTAGCATTAGCGATAACATATTATAAATTTAAATAA
- a CDS encoding sugar ABC transporter ATP-binding protein codes for MKKMTLNMENISIEFPGVKALQQVHFIAETGKVHALIGANGAGKSTLMKVLSGSYTHYTGDIIINEEKIFVNSPKEALQYGIQIVHQEVDTGLIPYLTVGENVMLHKVEKKFWVNWQKVHKEAEAILRSMDVQVSSTKLVRDLTLAEKQMVLIARALTTDCKFLLLDEPTASLSKKETDQLFKIVRELMRKNVGVIFISHRLPEIFALCDEITVMRNGKVVAHEAIHVTTPNKVVELMLGKKLDDQFPKRQATIGEPLLQVNGLTDSNMLLNVHLHVRKGEIVGIAGLVGAGKSELCRALFGCEPIASGEVMIGNEKVKIKSPTDAVSKGIAFIPEERRKEGVLVSESVAVNMTAANLHVVSNKYHFLNKKIENQKTNELINRLGVKAPSSKTKVQFLSGGNQQKIVIGKWLLTDADLYIFDEPTKGIDVGAKKDIFELIQQLAVRGKGILYASSETAEIIGLTNRTYVLYDGKIVKEVTTSETSEEEILYYATGGTDNGK; via the coding sequence ATGAAGAAAATGACACTAAACATGGAGAATATTTCTATTGAATTCCCTGGAGTGAAAGCATTACAACAGGTTCATTTTATCGCAGAAACAGGTAAAGTTCATGCGTTAATTGGTGCAAATGGTGCTGGGAAATCAACGTTAATGAAAGTGCTTTCCGGGAGTTACACCCACTATACAGGCGATATCATAATTAATGAAGAAAAAATTTTCGTTAATTCGCCAAAAGAGGCTCTACAATATGGGATCCAAATTGTCCATCAAGAAGTGGATACTGGTTTAATTCCATATTTAACAGTTGGCGAAAACGTTATGTTGCATAAAGTAGAGAAAAAATTTTGGGTGAATTGGCAGAAAGTGCATAAGGAAGCGGAAGCTATTTTAAGAAGCATGGATGTGCAAGTATCTTCTACAAAACTAGTGCGGGATTTAACACTGGCTGAAAAACAAATGGTGTTAATAGCAAGGGCTCTTACGACTGATTGTAAATTTCTTTTGCTAGACGAACCGACAGCTAGTTTAAGTAAGAAGGAAACAGATCAGCTATTTAAAATTGTCAGAGAGTTAATGAGAAAAAACGTAGGAGTTATATTTATCTCTCATCGCTTACCTGAAATATTTGCGTTATGTGATGAAATTACAGTGATGAGAAATGGGAAAGTAGTTGCACACGAGGCAATACATGTAACCACTCCAAATAAAGTAGTTGAACTTATGCTTGGAAAAAAACTTGATGATCAATTTCCGAAACGTCAGGCTACTATAGGTGAACCATTGCTACAGGTAAATGGATTAACAGATTCTAATATGTTATTAAATGTACATTTACATGTGAGAAAAGGTGAAATAGTAGGGATTGCAGGTTTAGTTGGTGCAGGTAAATCAGAATTATGTAGAGCTTTATTTGGGTGTGAGCCAATTGCTTCAGGTGAAGTGATGATTGGTAATGAAAAAGTAAAGATTAAAAGCCCGACAGATGCAGTTTCTAAAGGTATTGCCTTCATTCCAGAAGAGAGAAGGAAAGAAGGTGTTCTTGTTTCTGAATCTGTCGCAGTAAATATGACAGCCGCTAACTTACATGTCGTTTCTAATAAATATCACTTTTTAAATAAAAAGATAGAAAATCAAAAGACAAATGAGTTAATTAATCGTTTAGGAGTTAAAGCGCCTTCGTCTAAAACAAAAGTACAATTTTTGTCTGGTGGAAATCAACAAAAAATTGTAATAGGGAAATGGTTGTTAACAGATGCAGATCTTTATATTTTTGATGAACCGACAAAAGGAATAGATGTTGGAGCAAAAAAAGATATTTTTGAATTAATTCAACAGCTTGCAGTGAGGGGGAAAGGAATTCTTTATGCCTCAAGTGAAACAGCAGAAATTATTGGGTTAACGAACCGCACTTACGTTTTATATGATGGCAAGATTGTGAAAGAGGTTACTACTTCTGAAACGAGTGAAGAGGAAATATTGTATTATGCAACAGGAGGCACCGACAATGGAAAATGA